From Candidatus Polarisedimenticolia bacterium, one genomic window encodes:
- a CDS encoding O-antigen ligase family protein → MPPETKRFRLAILIALLFLTPFGEGGAGAAGLFMSQSLIALAWAILLLDRGESSGSRFLPTSVVVPLGCFLLVALLSGSFSGYPYASFLRTLDLVTFVAVLFLAGGEGWDPEEKGWIADALLASATLQSLLVIVSVARGTLASILANLGLLNSNHEAAYLLLGALVTLPRLLQQPKGPPALARGTAVLITGIGFFLLMSRGALLGLLAGAILLLSYRKSMGWQVGRRRIALLLAAILLACAAGVAARFWRAEDPYRYQRMQIWQADLRTFAQGPLLGIGPGMFRHVAQRQNFPLAGPIRFGRTFQTPHSDLLGTLVETGLLGLGAAILGLAAILRHLASKGSREGGFSFGVFLACAGIASQGLVEDLSTRPAILISLAILLGIALAGTDPRRSRLFVGRGRWHALVAGSALAFSWYLACVRPFLAYRSDAAMRRATTYAAMEGKFQEAIWRNPYQAPTYLYPAILFLSADPKQRLSLDLYARFRRDLDRGIALNRASADASLALARLEATAFRELFHDVPSMERSIEAYRAAVRLAPHDPRIRVELGGFLHEVRRGAESARQMVLALHEEPTYLSARYLLSRLRLESGDDESARSEFRRAEEIRAGLASYKPDSPYARDISRDPAPLRQALQTQLPGE, encoded by the coding sequence ATGCCTCCCGAGACGAAGCGCTTCCGGCTGGCCATCCTGATCGCGCTCCTTTTCCTCACCCCTTTCGGCGAAGGAGGAGCGGGAGCCGCGGGGCTTTTCATGAGCCAGAGCCTGATCGCGCTGGCCTGGGCCATTCTGCTTCTCGACCGCGGCGAATCGTCCGGGTCGCGCTTTCTGCCGACTTCCGTTGTCGTACCCCTCGGCTGTTTTCTCCTCGTTGCCCTGCTTTCCGGATCCTTCTCCGGGTACCCGTATGCTTCCTTCCTGCGGACTCTCGATCTGGTCACCTTCGTCGCGGTCCTCTTCCTGGCGGGCGGAGAAGGATGGGACCCTGAGGAGAAGGGATGGATTGCCGACGCGCTCCTTGCTTCGGCGACGCTGCAGTCCCTCCTGGTCATCGTCTCCGTCGCGCGCGGCACCCTCGCCAGCATCCTGGCGAATCTCGGTCTTTTGAATTCGAATCATGAAGCCGCTTACCTTCTCCTCGGGGCGCTGGTGACCCTTCCCCGGCTTCTCCAGCAGCCCAAGGGACCACCCGCCCTGGCACGCGGCACAGCCGTCCTGATCACGGGGATCGGCTTCTTCCTTCTCATGTCGCGCGGCGCTCTGCTCGGTTTGCTCGCGGGAGCGATTCTTCTGTTGAGCTACCGGAAATCCATGGGCTGGCAGGTCGGCCGCCGCCGCATCGCCTTGCTGCTGGCGGCAATTCTGCTGGCCTGCGCCGCCGGGGTGGCGGCCCGTTTCTGGCGTGCCGAGGACCCGTATCGCTATCAACGCATGCAAATCTGGCAGGCCGATCTCCGCACCTTCGCCCAGGGCCCGCTGCTGGGGATCGGACCGGGGATGTTTCGGCACGTGGCGCAGCGCCAGAACTTCCCGCTCGCCGGACCCATTCGTTTCGGTCGCACCTTCCAGACCCCGCACAGCGATCTCCTGGGCACGCTGGTGGAGACGGGACTGCTCGGCCTCGGCGCGGCGATTCTCGGCCTCGCCGCGATCCTGCGGCATCTGGCCTCGAAGGGGAGCAGGGAAGGGGGCTTCTCCTTCGGAGTCTTCCTCGCATGCGCGGGAATCGCATCCCAAGGGCTGGTGGAAGATCTCTCCACCCGTCCCGCGATCCTGATCTCGCTGGCCATCCTGCTCGGGATCGCCCTCGCCGGAACCGATCCAAGGCGGTCGAGGCTGTTCGTAGGGCGCGGCCGGTGGCACGCCCTGGTGGCCGGCAGTGCCCTGGCCTTCTCCTGGTACCTGGCCTGCGTGCGTCCGTTCCTGGCGTATCGCAGCGATGCCGCGATGCGCCGCGCCACGACCTATGCGGCCATGGAGGGGAAATTCCAGGAGGCCATCTGGCGCAACCCATATCAGGCTCCCACCTATCTCTATCCGGCCATCCTGTTCCTCTCCGCCGATCCGAAGCAGCGGCTGAGCCTCGATCTCTACGCCCGCTTCCGCCGTGATCTCGATCGGGGCATTGCCCTGAACCGCGCCTCCGCCGATGCCAGCCTGGCACTCGCCAGGCTCGAGGCCACCGCGTTCCGCGAGCTCTTCCACGATGTCCCTTCGATGGAGCGCAGCATCGAGGCCTATCGCGCCGCCGTGCGGCTCGCGCCTCACGATCCCAGGATCCGGGTGGAGCTGGGAGGATTCCTGCACGAGGTGCGGCGCGGCGCGGAGTCGGCGCGGCAGATGGTCCTCGCCTTGCATGAGGAGCCGACGTACCTGAGCGCGCGCTATCTCCTCAGCCGGCTTCGTCTGGAGAGCGGCGATGATGAGTCGGCCCGCAGCGAGTTCAGGAGAGCGGAGGAGATCCGCGCCGGGCTCGCGAGCTACAAGCCCGACAGTCCTTATGCCCGGGACATCAGCCGCGACCCCGCCCCGCTGCGCCAGGCCCTTCAAACCCAACTTCCTGGGGAATAA
- the asnB gene encoding asparagine synthase (glutamine-hydrolyzing), producing the protein MCGICGFFRFGEPPSALKGDEPILRRMRDSLIHRGPDDAGLWLERRGRVGFGHRRLSIVDLSPAGRQPMSNEDGAVWITFNGEIYNHRGLRGPLEAKGHRYVSATDTETILHLYEEEGDEMPRRLDGMFAFALYDARSEELLLVRDRIGVKPLYYAVVPGGLLFASEIKAILAHPSMSATLDLEAFYHYLTFVSTPAPLTLFAGIRKLRPGTMLKVGPRGNLREQVWWDAIVPGTLEREDEEEICAEILRLLEEAVRKRMMSDVPFGVYLSGGIDSSANVALMAKLMDRPVRTFSVGFENQPSYNELEEARAVARRFGCDHHEVVLSARDLQASVPELIHHQDEPLADWVCVPLFHLARQTRDSGTVVVQVGEGSDEQFFGYPGYLSVFGLESALGRPLRALPSAARGWLRDAGEAAARWLGRGGDRLELLRCAAAARTSFWGGAIAFRGDEKLRILSPAARDRCRPLDSYHVVEEIWERIARDKPESDFGERMVYLELKQRLAELLLMRVDKMTMAAGIEARVPFLDYRLVEYTMRIPTRRKIRGGVPKYLLKRALRNVLPEEVLHRRKMGFGAPVSEWFAGELARYAESVLMSSRIRELDLLDYEVVGQLLREHREGRRDRAFLIWNLFNLSRWYDYWVAGLREAA; encoded by the coding sequence TTGTGCGGCATCTGCGGATTCTTCCGCTTCGGCGAGCCTCCCTCGGCGCTGAAAGGTGATGAGCCGATCCTGCGCCGGATGCGGGACTCGCTGATCCATCGCGGCCCCGACGACGCGGGACTCTGGCTGGAGAGGCGAGGGCGCGTCGGCTTCGGGCACCGGCGGCTGTCGATCGTCGATCTCTCCCCGGCCGGCCGGCAGCCGATGAGCAACGAAGACGGAGCGGTCTGGATCACCTTCAACGGAGAGATCTACAACCACCGCGGCCTGCGCGGCCCCTTGGAAGCGAAAGGCCACCGCTACGTTTCCGCCACCGACACCGAGACCATCCTCCATCTCTACGAGGAGGAGGGGGATGAGATGCCGCGGCGGCTCGACGGAATGTTCGCCTTCGCGCTTTACGATGCGCGGAGCGAGGAGCTGCTCCTGGTCCGGGACCGGATCGGGGTGAAGCCGCTGTATTACGCCGTCGTTCCCGGCGGATTGCTGTTCGCCTCCGAGATCAAGGCCATCCTCGCCCATCCCTCGATGTCGGCGACCCTCGATCTCGAGGCTTTCTATCACTACCTCACCTTCGTCTCGACACCCGCGCCTCTGACGTTGTTCGCCGGGATCCGCAAGCTGCGGCCGGGAACGATGCTGAAGGTGGGGCCGCGCGGCAACCTGCGCGAGCAGGTCTGGTGGGACGCGATCGTCCCCGGAACTCTGGAGCGCGAAGACGAGGAGGAAATCTGCGCCGAGATCCTCCGGCTCCTGGAAGAGGCGGTCCGCAAGCGGATGATGTCGGACGTCCCCTTCGGCGTCTATCTGTCGGGCGGTATCGATTCCTCCGCCAACGTGGCGCTCATGGCAAAGCTGATGGACCGGCCCGTGCGGACCTTTTCCGTCGGATTCGAGAACCAACCCTCCTACAACGAGCTGGAGGAAGCCCGCGCCGTGGCCCGCCGGTTCGGATGCGATCACCATGAGGTGGTCCTGTCGGCCCGCGACCTGCAGGCTTCGGTCCCGGAATTGATCCATCACCAGGACGAGCCGCTGGCGGACTGGGTTTGCGTTCCCCTGTTCCACCTCGCCCGCCAGACGCGCGACAGCGGCACGGTCGTGGTCCAGGTGGGGGAGGGAAGCGACGAGCAGTTCTTCGGCTATCCCGGCTACCTCTCGGTCTTCGGGCTCGAGAGCGCGCTGGGCCGTCCGCTGCGGGCGCTGCCGTCCGCCGCCCGGGGATGGCTGCGCGACGCGGGAGAAGCGGCGGCGCGCTGGCTGGGACGCGGGGGCGACCGGCTGGAGCTCTTGCGCTGCGCCGCGGCGGCGCGCACCTCCTTCTGGGGCGGGGCGATTGCCTTCCGGGGGGACGAGAAGCTGCGCATCCTTTCGCCCGCGGCCCGCGACCGCTGCCGGCCGCTCGACTCCTACCATGTCGTCGAGGAGATCTGGGAGCGCATCGCCCGCGACAAGCCGGAATCCGATTTCGGCGAGCGCATGGTCTACCTGGAGCTCAAGCAGCGCCTGGCGGAGCTGCTCCTCATGCGGGTCGACAAGATGACGATGGCGGCGGGCATCGAAGCCCGCGTCCCGTTCCTCGACTACCGGCTGGTGGAATACACCATGCGGATTCCCACCCGGCGGAAGATCCGCGGCGGGGTGCCCAAGTACCTGCTGAAGCGGGCGCTGAGGAACGTCCTGCCGGAGGAGGTCCTGCACCGCCGCAAGATGGGCTTCGGCGCGCCCGTTTCCGAATGGTTCGCCGGCGAGCTGGCGCGCTATGCCGAGAGCGTCCTCATGAGCTCCCGGATCCGCGAGCTGGATCTGCTCGACTACGAGGTCGTCGGGCAGCTGCTGCGCGAGCACCGGGAAGGCCGCCGCGATCGCGCCTTCCTGATCTGGAACCTGTTCAACCTGAGCCGCTGGTACGACTACTGGGTGGCCGGATTGCGGGAGGCGGCGTGA
- a CDS encoding oligosaccharide flippase family protein — MRFSREVATTFTGRILLVGLGVASSVLTARFLGPGGRGVLATVTAMAGIGLQLGNLGLHASNTFQVSRRPDLLAPIWANSLRTASALGLALAIAALAVGSVFPEMLGTIPLPLLLPAVLSIPFQLLVLFGLNLLVGMGRTALFNVLELAFRAATVAGLAVMLIWFGKDVRWVLGLNLVLAIGAAAVLAGVLGRMVRNSGAPESHGNMTLFRSGVAYGAKAYVAALLAYLIVRSDMLLVNALRGTAEAGVYSIAVQIADLLYLLPMSIGLVLFPRLSRQGEGDPIFALKIARHNAFLMLLLCGGAAVLAPWAIRFLYGGEFLPAVRALWWLLPGIWAYGACNPIATQLASSGMPISAVVVWIPPLVLNVALNLVWIPRMGIEGAAAASSLCYLMVLVLHLGLWKRRIRGSISDTLLLKRSDVREMTALARFTAWS; from the coding sequence GTGAGGTTCTCGCGCGAGGTGGCGACCACTTTCACCGGCCGAATCCTGCTGGTCGGGCTGGGAGTCGCCTCGTCGGTCCTGACGGCACGCTTCCTGGGGCCCGGAGGCCGGGGGGTCCTCGCGACCGTGACGGCGATGGCCGGCATCGGTCTGCAGCTCGGGAATCTGGGGCTGCACGCCTCGAACACCTTCCAGGTGTCGCGCCGTCCCGATCTCCTGGCGCCCATCTGGGCCAACAGCCTGCGCACCGCTTCGGCGCTCGGATTGGCCCTCGCCATCGCGGCGCTCGCGGTCGGCTCGGTCTTCCCCGAGATGCTGGGGACGATTCCCCTGCCTCTGCTCCTTCCGGCGGTGCTGTCGATTCCTTTCCAGCTGCTGGTCCTTTTCGGGCTGAACCTGCTCGTCGGGATGGGGCGGACGGCGCTGTTCAACGTTCTCGAGCTGGCTTTCCGCGCCGCCACGGTGGCGGGGCTGGCGGTGATGCTGATTTGGTTCGGCAAGGATGTCCGGTGGGTGCTCGGGCTGAACCTGGTGCTGGCCATCGGCGCCGCGGCGGTCCTCGCCGGAGTGCTCGGGAGAATGGTCCGCAACAGCGGTGCTCCCGAATCGCACGGCAACATGACGCTGTTTCGCTCCGGCGTCGCTTATGGCGCCAAGGCCTACGTCGCCGCCTTGCTCGCCTACCTGATCGTGCGCTCCGACATGCTCCTGGTGAACGCCCTGCGGGGCACCGCGGAAGCCGGGGTCTACTCGATTGCCGTGCAGATTGCCGACCTGCTCTACCTGTTGCCGATGAGCATCGGGCTGGTGCTCTTCCCGCGCCTCAGCCGCCAGGGCGAAGGGGATCCGATCTTCGCCCTGAAGATTGCCCGGCACAACGCCTTCCTGATGCTTCTGCTGTGCGGCGGGGCCGCGGTGCTGGCTCCCTGGGCAATCCGCTTCCTGTATGGCGGCGAGTTCCTGCCCGCGGTGCGCGCCCTGTGGTGGCTGCTCCCCGGGATCTGGGCGTACGGCGCCTGCAATCCGATTGCCACGCAGCTCGCCTCCTCGGGAATGCCGATCTCGGCGGTGGTGGTCTGGATTCCGCCGCTGGTCCTCAACGTGGCGCTGAACCTGGTCTGGATCCCGCGCATGGGAATCGAAGGGGCCGCCGCCGCTTCCAGCCTCTGCTACCTGATGGTCCTGGTGCTGCACCTGGGATTGTGGAAGCGGCGGATCCGCGGCTCGATCTCCGACACGCTGCTGCTGAAGCGCTCGGACGTAAGAGAGATGACGGCGCTGGCGAGGTTCACCGCATGGTCGTGA
- a CDS encoding methyltransferase domain-containing protein, whose amino-acid sequence MVVRRNFEDLYRREDDPWTIGGAEAQRYGQYLEWIRRFAPDGGFRAALDLGCGKGAFTARLARLARETTGVELSEIAAAKARQAHPGIRFLQGDVRDLDRLGLPVGGFDLIVASDVIAYLTPREADVFLERAARLLAPQGRFFLAAWSPGGRYFTPESLERLAARRFALLLRRLLPSRHAAFMMRRRRTDVLLTYDYETWQPVPEGKRVDWRETVIHPTEALLDAAERCGARLTFFVEMGEVLTLRRHDPEVSAEVESQLRSIRRRGHDLQLHLHPEWLPESSPRHDPESGSWAWDPDRSRIQALEENPESLARRLKETLEAIVRPEDPTYRVRAFRAGKYRIQPHAEIFRAFLRAGIVADSSVWQGGWSFEHRFDFRRAGSRAVPYFPADSDISVPAPPAEEGVLELPICSADGERLALDGASAKQLLRQVRALRRRDYITRLKDDHPDLWRRSARWLRRLPFWSDWPRWDREPVADFHVEGDDTLVAIGHTKAPLRLEEIESFVRALRSDPEVRFPTLGEALHEQLAERARRRPDPEEILQLQVERETEAVLGESRNEAQSSHLQQMIPVDRCRILDFGCGAGYWTKVLEARHGFCVGVDYGMPFLEKAAAEHRVRVARCDFNRLPFPTGAFDAVYADNVLEHSADPAAALAEIHRVLARKGMLAAALPPDARNRRYPVSDHLWKTDRRDLERRLWNAGFSRIRVSEVDTVEAFGMAPYPAAGNAMLYVTAWKAEGEEITDRRRAEDLMEFVYRRLDPSRSQRSLRPEEILKDGFAWCLGYCAVLGALARQEGIPSRYVTLEARDHPRGRGTVGLDTHELVELRLSGRWVAFDPMANRVLGGSVEEILADPGLADKAMTSRLADERFRNRGYHLYCSAFFYERVIRYCRRDDLASGDPWNWVPVRRPRRRRPGGQVRTLLLTDRPEADRQRLAEEAGRSADRIWTRGDLAALGGARAVARRLRAAREPRLEILSEDLAWHERAIRVHLLGAFSRAKEKRFLDRRGRSEDLGWWPLASRQAPQFLAGWLRSAGALGTIRAAAEVLQRVPRIAPRRDAARRPTSVLYLRSDLWRGVRAGGSVGHVAGMAEGFRREGYAVRFLAAEVPEGIDREAMPVHVVPPPASYRVSRSGGRFEHAFHLFAAGRQLYRDDPPGLLYHRFDEGSLAGVLLSRSLGIPLVLEYNGSGVWIADHWDRPLPHRGTFQAIEAANLKQAHLIVTVSGVLRDELVEKGVERHRILVCPNAVDADEYRPDRDAAAVRRRLALEGRKTIGFIGTFGPWHGAPILAAAAGAILRGDPQAALLWIGDGTERGRVEAILAEQGVADRCRFTGLVPQKEAPDFLAACDLFVSPHVPNPDGSRFFGSPTKLFEYMATGRGIVASNLEQIGEILEDGRTALLVPPGSPEALAEGILRLLRDPDLAARLGDAARRQAIARHSWERNARSVLDLVEFL is encoded by the coding sequence ATGGTCGTGAGGCGGAACTTCGAGGATCTCTACCGGCGCGAGGACGATCCCTGGACGATCGGCGGCGCCGAGGCGCAGCGCTACGGGCAATACCTGGAGTGGATTCGCCGCTTCGCGCCGGATGGCGGGTTCCGCGCTGCCCTCGATCTGGGATGCGGCAAGGGGGCCTTCACGGCGCGCCTCGCCAGACTCGCGCGCGAGACGACCGGGGTCGAGCTCTCCGAGATTGCCGCCGCGAAAGCCCGGCAGGCCCATCCGGGCATCCGCTTCCTTCAGGGAGACGTCCGGGATCTCGACCGTCTCGGCCTGCCCGTCGGCGGATTCGATTTGATCGTGGCCAGTGACGTGATTGCCTACCTGACGCCACGCGAGGCCGACGTCTTCCTGGAGCGTGCCGCGCGGCTCCTGGCGCCGCAAGGACGCTTCTTTCTGGCCGCCTGGTCTCCCGGCGGCCGCTATTTCACCCCCGAGTCGCTGGAGCGGCTCGCGGCGCGGCGCTTCGCGCTGCTGCTGCGGCGCCTGCTTCCCAGCCGACACGCCGCTTTCATGATGCGCCGGCGCCGCACCGACGTGCTGCTCACCTACGATTACGAGACCTGGCAGCCGGTCCCGGAAGGGAAGCGGGTCGACTGGCGCGAGACGGTAATCCACCCGACGGAAGCGCTGCTGGACGCGGCCGAGCGCTGCGGCGCGCGGCTGACCTTTTTCGTGGAGATGGGAGAGGTCCTGACGCTGCGCCGGCACGACCCGGAGGTCTCGGCCGAAGTCGAATCGCAGCTGCGCTCCATCCGGCGACGTGGGCACGACCTGCAGCTCCACTTGCACCCCGAGTGGCTTCCCGAATCCTCTCCCCGCCACGATCCGGAGAGCGGATCCTGGGCGTGGGATCCGGATCGCAGCCGGATCCAGGCCCTCGAGGAGAATCCCGAATCGCTGGCGCGCCGGCTCAAGGAGACCCTCGAAGCGATCGTCCGTCCCGAGGATCCCACCTACCGGGTGCGGGCCTTCCGGGCGGGGAAATACCGCATCCAGCCGCACGCGGAAATCTTCCGCGCCTTTCTGCGCGCCGGCATCGTCGCCGACTCGAGCGTCTGGCAGGGGGGCTGGTCCTTCGAGCATCGCTTCGATTTCCGCCGCGCCGGATCGCGGGCCGTCCCTTATTTCCCGGCGGATTCCGACATCAGTGTTCCGGCGCCTCCCGCGGAGGAAGGGGTGCTGGAGCTGCCGATCTGCTCGGCCGACGGGGAGCGCCTCGCGCTGGACGGCGCCTCCGCGAAGCAGCTGCTGCGGCAGGTGCGCGCGCTGCGCCGGCGCGATTACATCACCCGGCTCAAGGACGATCATCCCGACCTCTGGCGGCGCTCGGCGCGCTGGCTGAGGCGCCTGCCGTTCTGGAGCGACTGGCCACGATGGGACCGCGAGCCCGTGGCCGACTTCCACGTCGAAGGGGACGACACGCTGGTGGCCATCGGCCACACGAAGGCGCCTTTGCGCCTCGAGGAGATCGAGTCGTTCGTGCGCGCGCTGCGGAGCGATCCGGAGGTGCGCTTTCCGACCCTCGGGGAGGCCCTCCATGAGCAGCTGGCGGAGCGCGCCCGCCGGCGCCCCGATCCTGAGGAGATCCTCCAGCTGCAGGTGGAGCGTGAGACCGAGGCGGTCCTCGGAGAGAGCCGCAACGAAGCCCAGTCCTCCCATCTCCAGCAGATGATCCCGGTCGACCGCTGCCGCATCCTCGATTTCGGGTGCGGCGCCGGCTACTGGACGAAGGTCCTGGAAGCTCGCCACGGCTTTTGCGTCGGAGTCGATTACGGCATGCCCTTTCTCGAGAAGGCGGCAGCGGAGCATCGGGTGCGCGTGGCCCGCTGCGATTTCAACCGGCTCCCCTTCCCCACCGGGGCCTTCGACGCCGTCTATGCCGACAATGTGCTCGAGCATTCGGCCGACCCCGCAGCCGCCCTGGCGGAGATCCATCGTGTGCTCGCCCGCAAGGGGATGCTCGCGGCGGCGCTGCCGCCCGACGCGCGGAACCGGCGGTACCCGGTCTCGGATCACCTCTGGAAGACCGACCGGAGGGACCTGGAGCGGCGCCTCTGGAACGCCGGCTTCAGCCGTATCCGCGTGAGCGAAGTGGACACGGTCGAGGCCTTCGGGATGGCCCCTTACCCGGCGGCCGGCAACGCCATGCTTTACGTGACCGCCTGGAAAGCAGAAGGGGAGGAGATAACCGATCGGCGGCGTGCCGAAGACCTGATGGAATTCGTCTATCGCCGCCTCGATCCGTCGCGCAGCCAGCGCTCGCTGCGCCCCGAGGAGATCCTGAAGGACGGATTCGCCTGGTGTCTCGGCTACTGCGCCGTGCTCGGAGCCCTGGCGAGGCAGGAAGGAATCCCGAGCCGCTACGTCACCCTCGAAGCGCGCGATCATCCGCGCGGCCGCGGCACGGTGGGATTGGACACCCACGAGCTGGTCGAGCTGCGATTGTCGGGCCGCTGGGTGGCCTTCGATCCGATGGCCAACCGCGTCCTGGGGGGCAGCGTGGAGGAGATCCTGGCCGACCCGGGGCTGGCCGATAAGGCAATGACCTCCCGCCTGGCCGACGAGCGCTTCCGGAACCGCGGCTATCATCTCTATTGCTCCGCCTTCTTCTACGAGAGGGTGATCCGCTACTGCCGGCGCGATGATCTCGCCTCCGGCGATCCCTGGAACTGGGTTCCGGTGCGGCGCCCGCGCCGCCGGCGCCCGGGCGGGCAAGTCCGCACCCTCCTGCTCACCGATCGTCCCGAAGCGGATCGCCAGCGCCTGGCCGAGGAAGCAGGGCGATCGGCGGATCGGATCTGGACCCGCGGCGATCTGGCCGCCCTGGGAGGCGCGCGCGCCGTGGCGCGCCGCCTGCGCGCCGCGCGCGAGCCGCGCCTGGAGATTCTCAGCGAGGATCTCGCCTGGCACGAGCGGGCCATCCGCGTGCATCTCCTGGGGGCCTTTTCGCGCGCCAAGGAAAAGCGCTTCCTCGATCGCCGCGGCCGCAGCGAGGATCTGGGATGGTGGCCGCTCGCGAGCCGCCAGGCGCCGCAGTTCCTGGCCGGCTGGCTGAGGTCGGCGGGCGCCTTGGGAACGATCCGCGCCGCCGCCGAAGTCCTGCAACGGGTTCCGCGCATCGCGCCACGCCGCGACGCGGCGCGGCGACCGACCTCGGTGCTCTACCTGCGCTCCGATCTCTGGCGCGGCGTGCGCGCCGGAGGATCGGTCGGACATGTCGCCGGCATGGCGGAAGGTTTCCGCCGGGAAGGCTATGCGGTCAGATTCCTGGCCGCAGAGGTTCCGGAGGGAATCGATCGGGAGGCCATGCCGGTTCACGTCGTCCCGCCGCCGGCTTCCTATCGTGTCTCGCGCTCGGGCGGCCGCTTCGAGCATGCGTTCCATCTATTCGCCGCGGGACGCCAGCTGTACCGTGACGACCCGCCCGGATTGCTCTACCACCGATTCGACGAAGGCAGCCTCGCGGGAGTTCTTCTCTCCCGCTCGCTCGGGATCCCGCTGGTGCTCGAATACAACGGCTCGGGAGTCTGGATCGCGGACCACTGGGATCGGCCGCTGCCGCACCGCGGGACCTTCCAGGCGATCGAGGCGGCGAACCTGAAGCAGGCTCATTTGATCGTCACCGTGTCGGGCGTGCTGCGCGACGAGCTGGTCGAGAAAGGAGTAGAGCGGCATCGCATCCTGGTCTGTCCCAATGCGGTGGATGCCGACGAATACCGGCCCGATCGCGACGCCGCGGCCGTCCGTCGGCGGCTCGCGCTGGAGGGGCGGAAGACCATCGGGTTCATCGGCACTTTCGGGCCCTGGCATGGAGCACCGATCCTGGCCGCGGCCGCCGGAGCCATCCTGCGCGGCGATCCGCAGGCAGCGCTGCTCTGGATCGGAGACGGGACGGAGCGAGGCAGAGTGGAAGCCATCCTCGCGGAGCAGGGCGTGGCGGATCGCTGCCGCTTCACCGGACTGGTCCCCCAGAAAGAGGCTCCCGATTTCTTGGCCGCCTGCGATCTTTTCGTCTCGCCGCACGTCCCCAATCCCGACGGCTCGCGCTTCTTCGGCTCACCCACCAAGCTGTTCGAGTACATGGCGACCGGGCGCGGCATCGTGGCGAGCAACCTGGAGCAGATCGGCGAGATCCTCGAGGACGGGAGGACGGCGCTGCTGGTGCCGCCCGGAAGTCCGGAGGCGCTGGCGGAAGGCATCCTCCGCCTGCTGCGCGATCCGGATCTCGCCGCGCGCCTGGGCGATGCGGCCCGGCGCCAGGCGATCGCTCGCCACTCCTGGGAGCGCAATGCCCGATCGGTTCTGGACCTCGTCGAGTTCCTCTGA